The genome window CGATATTAATGGCATGAGGTCACCTAAATAATGACACATGatatctaaaattaatttatgaatagattcAGATACTTaagcattttttaaaaaaaaatttcacttTTACATGGCTGTCGCTTTGACGTCGGGtgtttaaaattgtataaaaatataagtttAACATTTTACAATCAGATTTTACATAGTACAAtactttattaatttttctgagaatataaattttagtattaCTTTTAGGCATAATataagtataattatatatgcatccataaatattttagaaaggaAGACtattttagtttagtttataaAAAGAGATCAAATTTTATTCACCTTAGAGTTTGTATCTGATTTCGAGATTTAGGActcaaaaattgttttcagAAATTGTTTGTTTCGGGCTCCTTAGGGACCTAGTTTTGTTCCTTTTAGAGTCTTATTTGATTCGTgggaaaaaattaaataaaaatttgttgaGAACGTTtgtcacaaaaatatattattgtgaAAATTAGACAaatttttagtaattttttgATCTCTGTATAGTTAGTTATAACatatacaattaattatatcgataagatttgataataaaatataagacAGCTTCCTAAAAAAATATAGGAAATTTaccatttttctaaaataatttgagtttaaaactgtcaataataaaaattgtctTCACATTGTTTCCAAGTAATTTCTAAcatgttttttttcaaaaacaacaaAGATTGTGTGCAATcgcaatattttaaatatattatataatcgaaaagttaaaatatatataatttattttagaatgTTGATTAGAGATTTccagaattatatataaataatttataaaatttcataaatattggATTAATTTGATTAAAAGAATTCAAAACaggatatataattttttttttttttgaaactaggatatataatttaaaactagatatatcatttaaattttaagtacACTTTAAATTATGCGGAAATAGGTAGTAATAGACAGATGATGTATACGTAATACAAGCACCGAGCTCATGGTAATTGCCTAATTGGTGCATCACGAGAAGCGTGAACTTGCCATTTTCTAGGCATGTGCATATATACATGCAAGTCCGTTTGATACCAAGCAAATGTAAATTGGACAAagatcttttttttataatattctttCATTTACTTTGTCAAGTCATTGCACAAAGCTTCACtctttctttataaaatttgtgaGTAATGTATGTGTCGTTATGGTGGTTAGAGTAGTTAGCGGTTGAGACAAACCAAGTACTTATAATTAATTCCCTTCATTATATGGACCTACGAGAAATGAGGTTGCCCTCCAGTCCCAGGCTCCCAAGTCCCAGCCTCCCAGGTTATGTAAATCTGAATCTAGAATGGTCGGTCCGCGGGACCCTCTGAATCTTGTATGTGGCACAAAGTCGGCCAACTACTGCAACTTAATCCTTTTCAAGGGGCTCAAATTACGCGCTTTGACGTTAGGTTACTCTCGTGTCTTGATCTTTGCtcttcttaaaataaaaactatcaatatcattcacatttttaattttttgggtgttttatttgattttaaaaaaaaaataaacagtacataatttttaaaaatataaaaatattatttaaaattttagaaatcataatctttcatttggatgtaatagcagacataaaaaatatgttaaactcaatatataataattaagaaTTTCGGCTAACGATATAGtgttgtaaaaaaaattcaaacgagtaCTCATTTAAGTCAAATTTGCAATGAGTGACCTATTTTTTGGACCCCTACTTGATATTTTTACCCAAATAAAAACTATCAATATCATTCATATTTgtgtcttgtttttttttttttgataagaaaATGATTTAGGAGTTTTATTCaactgaatttttaaaaaatatttttttcattcataaaaTTCGAGAATATTGAACtcagattttaaaatatcataattttaagatattcaatcattaatatatttatataaaggggAAGcacaagtataaatatataacttttttttctgaaaataaattcTTACGCTCGTATGACAAATTCCAgagctttttataaatataaacactatattagatttaaaaattatattaaattaaactgAAAGAGCCGAACACCTGTGGCATGTTTAAACTAAAAGATGGACTGGGGTTGGTCAAGTAGTGTGTTATTTAAATCAATCAGTGTCCACCGATTATCGAGCGAAGGACGTCCTTCTTCATGGATAATCtttcttataaaatttagtaTCGCTTTTGGCCCTTTGATCCAGTGTCCAGTGACACCTAACAACCTTAAAGAAAGTAGTTGCAACTTCGTCGAAGTATCTTGACAATAAAAATTGTTCTATAAATTTGATACCTCGCACTCCCATAATTTTGCTTCATAAAACACACTCAATATCTCATTGATCTCTCCTTGTATACATACTCTTATTCTTGTTTGCACAACAATTCACCACATAATTTCAGTTGTACCTGCTTTCTCTACTAGTTCATTTGCCTtcttaatttgataaaaaaaaatggctCCAGTGGTTTCTGATATTAGTAAGGAGACTGATCACTGCAAGAAGCAGTCAATCACTTTGGAAAAATCATTTTTCTTGGCTAATGGCCATTTAGTTCTCTCTGATGTCCCTGTTAATATAAGTACTTCCCCGGCCTCTACCGGTTGCTTTGTTGGCTTTGATGCTAATGAAGCCAAGAGCAGGCATGTAATGCCGGTTGGCAAGCTTCAAAACATCAAGTTTATGAGTATTTTCAGGTTCAAGGTCTGGTGGACAACTCACTGGACAGGAACAAATGGTGGAGACCTTGAACATGAAACTCAGATACTTGTTCTGGATAAGTCTGATTCTGGTCGCCCTTATGTTTTGCTTCTTCCGCTGCTGGAGGGGCCTTTTCGTGCATCCCTCCAACCTGGAAAAGATGATCATATAGATGTTTGTGTTGAAAGTGGCTCTACAAAAGTCCTGgagtcatgtttccaaactgtTGTGTACATGCAGTCCGGAGATGATCCGTTTGAGCTGATCAAAGAGGGAATTAAGGTTGCTAGGTCACATCTAGGAACCTTTAAGCTTCTAGAAGAGAAAAGTCCTCCAGGTATTGTGGACAAATTTGGCTGGTGTACTTGGGATGCGTTTTATCTGAACGTGCATCCTCAGGGGGTCATGGAAGGAGTGCAAGGGCTCGTTGATGGGGGGTGCCCACCTGGCCTTGTCCTAATTGATGACGGGTGGCAGTCCATCTCCCACGACGAGGATCCAATCGCATCAGAAGGTACTAATAGAACTGCAGCTGGGGAGCAAATGCCTTGTAGGCTTACAAAGTTTGAAGAGAATTACAAGTTTAGGGACTATGAGAGTCCTGAGCAGCTTAGTGGCCGTAACAAGGGTATGGGGGCTTTTGTTAGGGACCTGAAAGAGAATTTTAAGTCTGTGGATTATGTCTATGTGTGGCATGCACTTTGTGGATATTGGGGCGGGGTTAGGCCTAATGTTTCAGGCCTGCCTGAATCCAAAGTTGTGCCTCCAAAGTTGTCCCCGGGGCTGGCGATGACAATGGAAGATCTAGCAGTTGATAAGATAGTAAATAATGGTGTTGGCTTGGTTCCGCCAGAGCAAGTCGAACAGATGTATGAAGGTTTACACTCACACTTGGCATCTGTTGGGATTGACGGAGTGAAAGTTGATGTTATCCATGTAAGTAATTCATAGATTACTTTCACTATTGAATGGTACAAGGCtagatattaatttatagatttagTTAATGACATTTTATTTCTGTTGAATAGTTGTTGGAAATGCTCTGTGAAGAATATGGTGGCAGAGTGGAGCTTGCAAAAGCATACTACAAAGCATTGACATCATCCGTGATGAAACACTTCAAGGGAAATGGTGTGATTGCTAGCATGGAACACTGCAATGACTTCATGTTCCTAGGCACCCAGGCAATCGCCCTGGGCCGTGTTGGTATGTTTGCTCCTCTTTGGCCATGTAATTCTTAATTTCGGACAGTGACTTATTCTAGATCTTATAACTGTGGTTCAAGCTTGTAATGGTTCGTTTGATCACAGGcgatgatttttggtgcactgaTCCATCTGGAGATCCCAACGGCACATTTTGGCTACAAGGCTGTCACATGGTGCACTGTGCTTATAATAGCTTGTGGATGGGCAATTTCATCCAACCTGACTGGGATATGTTTCAGTCTACACATCCCTGTGCCGAGTTTCATGCTGCCTCTCGTGCCATTTCTGGTGGCCCAATTTATGTCAGCGATTCTGTTGGACAGCACaactttcagcttctcaaatcTCTGGTTTTGCCTGATGGTTCAATCCTGCGCTGCAATTATTACGCCCTTCCTAGTCGAGATTGTCTCTTTGAAAATCCACTCCACGATGGAAAGACCATGCTTAAGATCTGGAATTTGAACAAGGTAAAAAAAACGCTTTTACTAGTAAAAATATTTGGTTCGCTATTATTGTTTATGTGACTTTGTGTAACATTCTTTCTTGTTTGTCTGTAACAGTATACTGGAGTTCTCGGAGCATTTAATTGCCAAGGGGGAGGATGGAATAGAGAAGTCAGGCGCAACACAAGTGCCTCGAAATATTCTCATGCTGTGACTGCTTTGATAAGCACCAATGATATTGAGTGGAAGAATGGAAAGACCTCAATAAGTATTGAACAAGTTGATGTATTTGCAATGTACATGTTCCGCGAGAGGAAACTGGTGCTCCTAAGATCAACCGAAAGCCTAGAGATCTCACTTGAGCCGTTTAATTTTGAGCTCATAACTGTCTCTCCTGTTATAACATTGGCCAGCAAACGCGTTAACTTTGCTCCTATTGGACTAGTGAACATGCTCAACTCAGGTGGCGCGATCCGGTCATTAGTGTATGATGATGATGCTAATTCTGTACAGATTGGAGTGAAGGGAACAGGGGAAATGAGGGCGTTTGCTTCGGTGGAACCAAGAGCTTGTTTGATTAATGAAGAACAAGTTGCATTTGTGTACCAAGAGAATATGGTCATGATCCAGGTGCCATGGCTTAATGATTCTGGGATTTCtgttattaaatatatgttttaatgttttaatCCGAGTTCAGGCTTCTATTTGTAACTTGACAAGAGTTCAATCTTCAGCAACCTATGCAGGCCTGCAGCTATGCTTGTGTACTTGTTTgcattatattaatgatttattttcttgtataaattgtTTTTCCAAAAGAATTTATCCACGTCTACAGCAGCTTAAATGTATTTCTGTATATTTTCATCAGGGTCAAATATGAACTCCATATGAATGTCAAGATGGATAATATATGTCTCCAGCATGTTTTGCCGTCTCATTTAggaaaatatgaatttatttagggagaaattttacatttatttaatatttttgataatacaTATTTAATAGATATTTAACATCtcttatgtatataaataatttatttatttttagaaaaatgtacatatgtatatgtggatatatttttatttctaaaaataagaAAGGGAAACACCAAGCATCACTTCACTTGGCTCTGTTTTTGGGTTTGATAGGGACTTTGGGCTGAACAgcggatatgagaatatcataTTGTTACTGGTTTACTAGCCTTTAGCCCAGTCACTCCTGCCTGAATTTCTGAGTGTTTGAAAAGTGAGCCTTGTTATTTGGATATTCTTTATTGAAATCATTTTATAATCgagtgtaatattttatatatcaaatattaaaagcCTAAGATTTTATTGGTTAAAATAtcattctataatatttttgggaatttatcaaaaatatcactatttctACTTTTTTTGCGATTTTGAAAAATACTTACAAAAATACAGTCCGCAACCGGATGCAATTTTAGTTAATTGGCCCCGCAGGGTTGCAAGTATGACTACAAGTATGGTTGCAACCAGTTGCCTaaagtatttttgtaaatattttcaaaattttgatgtttttgcaaaatatttaaaaaagatatagTATTTGTGCAAAAACATTCTTGGATTTAGGTATTTATAAGAAAACCCctaatattttttagttaatagttattataatatacaacTATGAATGAAAAGACTTTCATATTCATTGGGATTTTGTAATTCCACAATAATTCgaccaacaaaattattcatcaataaaattatttgttttaatttttaaaactcaataaattttaattatgaaataaatttataaaatttctatcatttttcaaaattcaaataaagaaGCTgtccatattaatattatttcgaattcattttattaaaaatgtaattcaACTTCTTTCTACTACGATAAAGATGGTAACCCAAGGGCCAAGAGGATAAacccttagagcatctccaatagtatCTTTATTTAAGGTATTAACTCAAAATATAAAGAGGAGGAGGGCTCAAAATATGAAGAAGAGTGTAAATACTATTCCAATAGGATCTTAGACGCTCATCAAATCATTAATAGCCTCACTTCCTTCTTTATTTTTAAGAGCAAGAACTAGCTCTGAACTTACATTTTATACTATAATAAAATCTTCactttctttctctcttttcCCTACTTGTTCTTTCATAATTTCAATGTACATttaattccaaaataatagGTAATGAGAGAGTTTAAAGATTATCGTTGGAGATGAACCTACATTATCTTACTAGGagctatttttttataatatttataaagagGAAGCTTagtttattggagatgctcttaacaaCTTGGATTAACCAATCGTGCTCATAAACATGTTGTTCTTAATTGAGGCATTAATTGATAAACTTATGATGTTTGTCTCATCAATTAACACCTATTCTTTGCTAAATATGTTCTGCACTACGTTGTTCTCGGAACGTTATAACAATTTCTTCTGTTAATAAAGGATCCCCTCTCtgatcattaaaaaaaacaagtaaaaCAACCATTCATGCTAAACAAGTTAATCAAGCTTATAGAATAGAAACTAAACAAGTTATagaacattaaaaaaaactacttaCAGGAGATTGCATCACCACAAATCAGTATCTTTAACAGCCATTCATGCTGGTCTAGTAGTATAACAACCTGGCGATCAGGTGCTTTGTACCTGCAAAAAATGCATTAAATCAAGCTTATAGAATAAAAACTGCAGAAAACTATATTGAACTTATGAAATTTAGAAATATTAGATATCATTTGAGCTGCACCCTTCGATTCTTCATAGCTAAAAACTCATCTATTATCGAATctatttcatcatcttcaataaGTGCTCGCTCAATATGAATCATCATAGAATCTGC of Daucus carota subsp. sativus chromosome 3, DH1 v3.0, whole genome shotgun sequence contains these proteins:
- the LOC108211357 gene encoding galactinol--sucrose galactosyltransferase: MAPVVSDISKETDHCKKQSITLEKSFFLANGHLVLSDVPVNISTSPASTGCFVGFDANEAKSRHVMPVGKLQNIKFMSIFRFKVWWTTHWTGTNGGDLEHETQILVLDKSDSGRPYVLLLPLLEGPFRASLQPGKDDHIDVCVESGSTKVLESCFQTVVYMQSGDDPFELIKEGIKVARSHLGTFKLLEEKSPPGIVDKFGWCTWDAFYLNVHPQGVMEGVQGLVDGGCPPGLVLIDDGWQSISHDEDPIASEGTNRTAAGEQMPCRLTKFEENYKFRDYESPEQLSGRNKGMGAFVRDLKENFKSVDYVYVWHALCGYWGGVRPNVSGLPESKVVPPKLSPGLAMTMEDLAVDKIVNNGVGLVPPEQVEQMYEGLHSHLASVGIDGVKVDVIHLLEMLCEEYGGRVELAKAYYKALTSSVMKHFKGNGVIASMEHCNDFMFLGTQAIALGRVGDDFWCTDPSGDPNGTFWLQGCHMVHCAYNSLWMGNFIQPDWDMFQSTHPCAEFHAASRAISGGPIYVSDSVGQHNFQLLKSLVLPDGSILRCNYYALPSRDCLFENPLHDGKTMLKIWNLNKYTGVLGAFNCQGGGWNREVRRNTSASKYSHAVTALISTNDIEWKNGKTSISIEQVDVFAMYMFRERKLVLLRSTESLEISLEPFNFELITVSPVITLASKRVNFAPIGLVNMLNSGGAIRSLVYDDDANSVQIGVKGTGEMRAFASVEPRACLINEEQVAFVYQENMVMIQVPWLNDSGISVIKYMF